A DNA window from Pleuronectes platessa chromosome 19, fPlePla1.1, whole genome shotgun sequence contains the following coding sequences:
- the LOC128424509 gene encoding A-kinase anchor protein 2: MPIKHPHTAMKSWRAAEDVSDSTPRERALKSVSFQESVSVITDRPASMELESQQMQHGCFGSPNDRAHGEEETPDSEVAQEIRYLDQVLDAASETPTNGTSCPSDHHKPISVDRSSPSVCVSASPPVNHQPLIVEGHRQTTFVHQDDSLVRTNGHVQGEESGPGRAKFELRAFQEERRPAKLFSPGEEQHIRVTRTRPTEEVHELERERQELIKDQAVKKNPGIASRWWNPPQEVPLEEQLETDQLESLKKYQERKQQRQNYTYTYTQPQVTGPPSVVTFDPELTRKEDILEKQIDFSSARRQFLLGETTRKDVAPQIYSAKPFSKASTRSSQGSADVVADTGESHVTWSDEGIAGEFTCARAVMKILREEEEGKGHFLPPYNPEESDSGLDDLSVRSQDTTVFSLDNVSDSGASLPPTPLPLTPVSPSTPQPTTPVNGQANGSPTEDELEFHAGVLVQSAIQNALAAQNDGEWQQLDLDSSQFSTPVSPSSASTSSPVPVSVSPVSSGGAPSLQSPVSSSPAPSNPSPLPERSPEVRVTPEEKPSDFLETQQPQLQTPSLPPSQTVSPPQRAKNGGPRIKIQSSYARALASSSPAQAPASTAPVSRPTPVYRPPSPPSPEKPEFSYFSKYSEAAELRSTAVAARCPEPEAAASGPFRLRSKKQRTLSMIEEEIRAAQQREEELKKQRETVPLVKVRPSNASSSGHGPARTGMKKTTISPADKMKSNSLPTRLTLTAKTAPGKIEKVRPVPPVSPSPSEGALSDAGSEDSGGSRPRNYMQTLMEDFESNKVKRREKVEDNSVLEATRVTRRKSDMALRWEAGLYANEEGKEEEEEEEEEEEEEEEEE; encoded by the exons AAATCGTGGCGGGCAGCCGAGGATGTCAGTGACTCAACGCCGAGAGAGCGAGCCCTGAAGAGCGTCAGTTTCCAGGAATCGGTCAGCGTTATCACCGACAGGCCCGCAAGCATGGAGCTGGAGAGCCAGCAGATGCAACATGGCTGCTTCGGCAGTCCCAACGACCGAGCCCACGGTGAAGAAGAGACTCCGGACAGCGAGGTGGCTCAG GAGATCCGTTACCTGGACCAGGTGTTAGACGCAGCCTCTGAAACACCCACTAATGGAACCTCGTGTCCGTCAGATCACCACAAACCAATCAGCGTTGACAGAAGctccccctctgtctgtgtgtcagccTCCCCTCCTGTCAATCACCAGCCGCTCATAGtggagggacacagacagacaacgTTCGTCCACCAGGACGACTCCCTGGTCAGAACCAACGGGCACGTGCAGGGGGAGGAGTCGGGGCCCGGCAGGGCGAAGTTTGAGCTGAGGGCGTTTCAGGAGGAGAGACGGCCCGCAAAACTCTTTTCACCCGGAGAGGAGCAGCACATCAGAGTGACGAGGACACGACCCACAGAGGAG GTTCACGAGTTGGAGCGTGAGCGTCAGGAGCTGATCAAAGACCAGGCTGTGAAGAAGAATCCAGGCATCGCCAGCCGCTGGTGGAACCCTCCTCAAGAG GTTCCtttggaggagcagctggaaactGACCAGCTCGAGTCGCTCAAGAAATACcaggagaggaaacagcagaGGCAGAATTATacctacacatacacacag CCACAGGTGACAGGCCCTCCGTCagtggtgacctttgaccccgagCTGACCAGGAAGGAGGACATTCTGGAGAAGCAGATTGACTTCTCCTCTGCCAGGAGGCAGTTCCTGCTGGGGGAGACGACAAGGAAGGACGTAGCTCCTCAGATATATTCGGCCAAACCTTTCTCGAAAGCCTCAACCAGGAGCAGCCAGGGGAGCGCTGACGTCGTCGCTGACACCGGagagagtcacgtgacctggTCTGATGAAGGAATCGCAGGTGAATTCACGTGCGCACGAGCCGTCATGAAGATCCtgcgtgaggaagaggaagggaagGGTCATTTCCTGCCGCCCTACAACCCAGAGGAGTCCGACTCGGGGTTGGACGACCTATCTGTCCGCTCTCAGGACACCACGGTGTTTAGCTTGGATAATGTTTCCGACAGCGGGGCTTCGCTCCCCCCTACCCCGCTGCCACTGACCCCGGTGTCACCTTCCACCCCCCAGCCCACCACACCAGTCAACGGGCAGGCCAATGGCAGTCCAACAGAAGACGAGCTGGAGTTTCACGCCGGGGTGCTCGTCCAAAGCGCCATCCAAAATGCCCTGGCGGCTCAGAACGACGGGGAGTGGCAACAATTGGACTTGGATTCTTCCCAGTTCAGCACTCCGGTGTCTCCATCCTCAGCTTCCACCAGTAGTCCAGTGCCAGTCTCCGTCTCCCCTGTGTCTTCTGGTGGAGCTCCGAGTCTCCAGTCGCCTGTTTCCTCCAGTCCAGCTCCATCCAACCCGTCCCCTCTGCCAGAAAGGTCTCCAGAGGTGAGAGTCACTCCCGAAGAGAAACCGTCAGACTTCCTGGAGACTCAGCAGCCACAACTCCAGACTCCTTCCCTGCCGCCATCTCAGACTGTCTCCCCCCCGCAGAGAGCCAAAAACGGGGGCCCCAGGATCAAAATCCAGTCCTCTTACGCCAGGGCGCTTGCTTCCTCATCTCCGGCTCAAGCTCCTGCCTCAACCGCTCCCGTCTCCAGGCCGACCCCAGTTTATCGCCCACCTTCCCCTCCGAGCCCGGAGAAACCAGAGTTCAGCTACTTCAGTAAGTACTCCGAGGCGGCCGAGCTGCGCAGCACGGCTGTGGCAGCACGATGCCCCGAGCCGGAGGCGGCGGCCAGCGGCCCGTTCCGCCTGCGCTCCAAGAAGCAGCGAACATTGTCCATGATTGAGGAGGAGATCCGAGCGgctcagcagagggaggaggagctaAAGAAGCAGAGGGAGACGGTGCCCCTGGTGAAAGTCCGGCCCAGCAACGCGTCCAGCAGCGGCCACGGCCCTGCGAGGACAGGGATGAAGAAAACCACCATTTCTCCAGCAGATAAGATGAAGAGCAACAGTCTGCCAACTAGACTCACACTGACAGCGAAGACAGCTCCGG GAAAGATCGAGAAGGTCCGACCGGTGCCGCCCGTCTCGCCCTCGCCCTCGGAGGGAGCCCTGTCCGACGCCGGCAGCGAGGACTCCGGGGGATCACGACCCAGGAACTACATGCAGACGCTCATGGAAGACTTTGAATCCAACaaggtgaagaggagggagaaggtaGAAGACAACAGT GTTCTGGAGGCCACTCGTGTCACCAGGAGGAAAAGCGACATGGCGCTGAGGTGGGAAGCCGGCCTCTACGCCAATgaggaaggaaaggaggaagaagaggaggaagaggaggaagaggaggaggaggaggaagaggagtaa
- the snx30 gene encoding sorting nexin-30, with the protein MFVVSTQEAVLTNGTPVETSSPASASSLLNRLQLDDDLEADGLDLYVSTETRDLFVTVDDPKKHVSTMETYITYRVSAKTTRIEFDLPEYCVRRRYQDFDWLRIKLEDSQPTHLIPPLPEKFVMKGVVDRFSEEFVETRMKALDKFLKRVADHPVLSFNPHLNAFLTAKDLNKRQGLALLTKVGESVKHAAGGYKLRARPAEFCAMGEYLDTFNQKLGTIDRIAQRIIKEQSEYLTELREYGTLYSSWAASEEELQRPLEGVASSVATCAGALEDLSENMSQDCLPVLREYVLYIESMKNVLRKRDQSQAEYEGRLEAAVLRRQEDRTPMPAEVEKCQDRLECFNADLKADWERWQSNKRQDFKQLLTGMADQNINHYEKCQAGWESLITLLQDKQTDDKSSETN; encoded by the exons ATGTTTGTGGTGTCCACGCAGGAAGCCGTGTTGACCAATGGCACACCGGTGGAGACGTCCAGCCCCGCCTCTGCGTCCTCGCTCCTCAACCGGCTGCAGCTGGACGACGACCTGGAGGCAGACGGCCTCGACCTGTACGTCTCCACGGAAACCCGTGACCTCTTCGTCACGGTGGACGACCCGAAGAAGCACGTCTCCACCATGGAGACCTACATCACCTACAGGGTCTCTGCCAAG ACGACACGGATAGAATTTGATCTGCCAGAATACTGCGTGCGGCGGCGCTACCAGGACTTCGATTGGCTGAGGATCAAGTTGGAGGACAGCCAGCCGACCCACCTCATCCCA CCGCTGCCCGAGAAGTTCGTGATGAAGGGCGTGGTCGACCGTTTCTCGGAGGAGTTCGTGGAGACGAGGATGAAAGCTCTGGACAAGTTCCTGAAGCGAGTCGCGGACCATCCCGTCCTCTCCTTCAACCCGCACCTGAACGCTTTCCTGACGGCCAAG GACCTGAACAAGCGTCAGGGTCTGGCCCTGCTCACCAAAGTGGGCGAGTCGGTGAAGCACGCGGCCGGCGGCTACAAGCTGCGGGCGCGGCCGGCCGAGTTCTGCGCCATGGGCGAGTACCTGGACACCTTCAACCAGAAACTGGGAACCATCGACCGCATCGCTCAGAGGATCATCAAAGAGCAGTCAG AGTACCTCACAGAGCTGCGTGAGTACGGCACCCTGTACTCCAGCTGGGCCGCGTCGGAGGAagagctgcagcgccccctggagggcGTGGCCAGCTCCGTGGCGACGTGCGCCGGTGCGCTGGAGGATCTGAGTGAGAACATGAGCCAGGACTGTCTGCCTGTACTCAGAGAGTACGTTCTCTACATAGAGTCCATGAAG AACGTCCTGCGGAAGCGAGACCAGAGCCAGGCGGAGTACGAGGGACGACTAGAAGCAGCCGTGCTGcgcagacaggaagacaggacgCCT ATGCCAGCGGAGGTGGAGAAATGCCAGGACAGACTGGAGTGTTTCAACGCTGACCTGAAGGCGGACTGGGAGCGCTGGCAGAGCAACAAGCGGCAAGACTTCAAACAGCTTCTCACCGGCATGGCCGACCAAAACATCAACCACTATGAAAAG TGCCAGGCAGGGTGGGAGTCGCTCATTACTCTCCTCCAGGACAAACAGACTGACGACAAATCGAGTGAGACGAACTGA
- the LOC128425324 gene encoding thymic stromal cotransporter homolog, translating into MLSYFQFEQQTVSPKLWTREEEVGVTVFSLVHVLEHPSESTRTSASVLGLESHPHSAPERTMGTPRWCQAASAVLRQIEPIVVLEQLGSCFFDTALLLVVRDRSSDASYPGQSGEASRQKAMTDFFMIYNLIIRFVPILPALLLAKLSDRGWRKAPIVVPLGGYALSRLALLLVLILRLPLELMFGAAVLFGLSGGYCAFWPGLMTLASLGSSATDRSKALMRVELLYGATGLVGSLISGHLFQVNSSGLGNGVVLLIMATLLNLLCFIHSIVLLQVKQVSISESEEDGNLLAVDEAPGSINRVNIVLLFAAAFLYDFAVGGAVEILGVFVLKEPLSWTAAQVGYGNAAGCTIFLTSFVGVILFRRCFGDVALILIGMFSFASGIYFMSFVTATYMFYLARTLTLFALIPMPTIRSLLSQQVPSSSYGTILTSLQLTLKVAGLTYIPAYTKIYQRTLDWFPGFIFTLSSIFTVLGMIPISILGCRSPQSSQRYRRVLGD; encoded by the exons ATGTTGAGTTACTTTCAGTTTGAACAACAGACTGTTTCTCCAAAGTTGTGGACACGTGAGGAGGAAGTGGGTGTGACGGTGTTTTCTCTGGTTCATGTGTTGGAACATCCTTCAGAATCAACCCGGACTTCTGCGTCTGTCCTTGGGCTTGAATCACACCCTCACTCTGCTCCTGAGAGAACCATGGGGACACCGAGGTGGTGTCAAGCTGCCTCCGCGGTTCTCCGTCAGATCGAGCCGATCGTCGTGCTGGAGCAGCTGGGCAGCTGCTTCTTCGACACcgcgctgctgctggtggtccGGGACCGCAGCTCCGACGCCTCGTACCCGGGTCAGTCCGGGGAGGCGAGCCGGCAGAAAGCCATGACCGACTTCTTCATGATCTACAACCTGATCATCCGCTTCGTGCCCATCCTCCCGGCGCTGCTGCTGGCCAAGCTGAGCGACCGCGGCTGGAGGAAAGCCCCCATCGTGGTGCCCCTGGGCGGGTACGCGCTGTCCCGGCTCGCCCTGCTCCTGGTGCTCATCCTCCGGCTGCCCCTGGAGCTGATGTTCGGGGCTGCGGTTCTCTTCGGGCTGTCCGGCGGCTACTGCGCATTCTGGCCCGGCCTCATGACGCTGGCGTCGCTGGGCTCCTCGGCCACTGACCGCTCCAAG GCGCTGATGCGGGTGGAGCTGCTGTACGGGGCGACGGGGCTGGTGGGCAGCTTGATCTCGGGTCACCTGTTCCAGGTGAACAGCTCCGGTCTGGGAAACGGAGTCGTCCTGCTCATCATGGCCACGCTGCTGAACCTGCTCTGTTTCATACACTCCATagtgctgctgcag GTGAAACAAGTGTCCATCAGCGAGTCTGAGGAGGACGGTAACCTCCTGGCTGTGGATGAGGCGCCTGGCAGCATCAACAGGGTGAACATTGTTCTGCTGTTCGCCGCCGCCTTCCTGTACGACTTCGCTGTGGGCGGAGCCGTAGAAATACTGGGCGTGTTCGTGTTGAAAGAGCCGCTCAGCTGGACAGCCGCTCAG GTCGGTTATGGGAACGCAGCCGGCTGCACGATTTTTCTCACCAGCTTCGTCGGCGTCATCTTGTTTCGCCGCTGCTTTGGGGACGTGGCACTCATCCTGATCGGCATGTTCTCCTTCGCCTCGGGGATCTACTTCATGTCCTTCGTCACAGCAACTTACATGTTCTACCTCG CTCGCACGCTCACCCTCTTCGCTCTCATCCCGATGCCAACGATCAGATCCCTGCTCTCACAGCAGGTGCCATCCTCTTCATATG GCACCATTCTCACCTCCCTGCAGCTGACTCTGAAGGTCGCCGGTCTGACCTACATCCCTGCCTATACCAAGATCTACCAGAGAACCCTGGACTGGTTCCCGGGCTTCATCTTCACGCTCTCCAGCATCTTTACTGTCCTGGGGATGATACCCATCAG caTCTTGGGCTGCAGGTCGCCTCAGTCGAGTCAGCGGTACAGACGGGTTCTGGGCGACTGA